The DNA region AGCACCGTGGCTGTGAGCACCGCACCCCGCGCTCGGGGTGGCTCCCCGGAGAAGCCGCGGCGGATCAGCTCCTGGGCGCCCCGCAACAGGGTCAGTGTGAGACTCCCACGAGGCCCAGCGCCGGGGACCCTACAGCTCAGGGTGAAGTTCTCGCCCACTGGCTGCCAGGCAGGCAGCGGCACCAGTTCTACACGATCCGGCCGTTCTGCAACGGGGGAACCACGGCTGTTGGAAATGCCAGGGCTCAGCACGACGTGGCTTGGAACCCAGGGGCCAAGAGGGGGAGGGCGTGCCGATCCAGAGGGTGGGGCCTGTAGGAGAGGACCCCGTGAcccagggggcggggcctggaagGGAGGGAAACTAGCTTGGCCTCTGAGAACTCACGAAAAGTGCGAATGAGCCCACGCGCCTGCAGTGTGCGTCGCGCGCAGCGGAAGAAGCAGACGGGCTGGGTCTCCGGCTCTCGGATGTCCACCAGCTGCCGCGCCAGCCAGCGCAAACCCCTCTGGGTCCCATTCCGGCGCAGCGAGGTCTCCAGGCCACCGCGCTCGGGCCGTGGGCAGTTGGTGCTGCAATTCAGCCACAGCGATCCCCCGCGCTCCACGAGCGCCACGCGGGGCTGTAGGTCCGCCCAGAAAGGCTCTTGCGCGACCACTGCCCGGAGAAACGCGAGCTCAGCCTGGGAGCCACCTCCCTGGGATCCAAGAGTCCCTATGCAGACTCAGGATTCCCAGGGAATGAGCAGAGGCCACAGCCAGGAGTCCCAAGTCCTGCCCCAGGTCTCAGGTTTACAAGCGCGCTCCCACGGTCCAGACCTCGAGGGTGTCTCTGGTACATTGCAGCGGAGAGCCCTTCTCTCCAAGGTGCGGATGGAGAGACGGGgaagaatggggggaggggagagatgagagGAAACATGGGGTTTCCAACGCACACAGCAATGCTGGGAAGAGGGGACCccgggtgggggaagggaagcggTCTGGTTCTCACGGTTCTCGCCAGGAGACGGGGAGACTGGTTGAAGTGAGGGCAAAAGAGAGATGAGGCTGAGTCAAGCAAGGCTAAGGGAGGATTCCAAACCCGGGTGAGGAGTACGGAAAGAGGACGCGGGGCTGGGCTCATGAAAGGAACCGCGGGAAGAGCCGATGGACTCGGTTGCCAGGGCTCCGGGTGGAGCGGGAACAGTGCCTCGGAGTCACGGCAGTTGGTGAGATTGGGTCTTCGTGGATTTCGAGTGGTGAAGATGCCAGTCCGTGGACCATGGTGCATAGGAGAGCGTGAGGAGGTACCCcgggaggggacaggggagatAATGGGGTCTCCAGAGCACCCAGGATCTCGAAGAAGGTAGGGTAGGGACCTGAGTGAGCGAGGAGTCCGGAAGCTTGGTctccagtgtgtgtgtggggtggggggggaagaggGATAGAGAAGAAGGCCCTGGGCTCAAGGTGGGGGCAGAAGCGTGGGAGCGAGGCGAGGGAGGAGCGGGGAGGGGCTTGTGGCCGCTTCTCAGGTCCAGAAACTACGACCCCGCCCTGTCCACCCTGAGCCGGACCGGCTGTTACCTGAGAGATCGAAgagccccaggcccagggcagccCAGAGGCCGAGCAGCGCCCGGTGCAGCCCTGGCGAGGGTCCTGGCATCGCCGCCGCGGGGGAAGCGCAGGAGGCGAGGGGAGCGCGAGCGCTGAGCTGGGCTAGAGGACTGCGCGGCGCGGCgggtggggtgtggaggaggCTGAGTTGCGCTTGGGGATTGGTTTAACGTTGGTAACTTGGTTTCCAAGGAGGGGGCGGCAGCAGAGGCGGCGCGGGGAGGGCGGGAAGGCGAGCGTGCACCAGGCTACCGGCCTTGATGAAGGCGTGCTGGCAGGAGCGAGCGACCCCCAGGGTCTACATGGAGGCCGGCCCCATTGCCCGGAGCCTTCTGGGGGCGGCTGCGCACTCCAGCGTCGTCCCCGGCGGCGACGCTGAGGTGGTGGGGATGCAGGGTTGCCCTTCTcaaacccccaccccaccccttgctTAGATGCTATGATAATGAGCTGGACTCCGAGCTCCGCCTCCACATTtagcccctcccaccagcccccccTTGGAGCGGAGATGGGTTGGGGGCTAGGAGAGATTTGAGACGCGCAGGCTGGGGATgagaaggctctaggggaggatgtGGGGATGCCTCCCTCACTGATCCTTCCCCCTTTTAACCCCTGGGAGCTGAGGGTTACAGCTACGCCTCTAGTCTTTCTCTGGCTCCGCCCCCGCACGCGACAGAAGGGGCGGGGACGAAAGTGACAGCGAGTTGGGAACATGTGTGCTGGCGCGCAGCGTTCTCGGGCGTCTAAATTAGGGTCGGCTCGGCTCTGGGTCTGTATTTACCCAGCGTGCAGCGGGCACGAGTCTACGCGACTTGTGTGAGCAGGAGCCGCCAAAGAGCGCCTATGAATCCTCTTTCTGCTCGGCGGGCGGGGCCCTGGACCACGCGGGCCTCGCCAGGCATCCACTGCAGGCCCCGATTCTGCGTCCACGCGAGACCAAGAGACCAACTGTGCTACTTTTGACTCCGCATCTGGGTTCCGGGTTTGGACACCCTCCATGTGCTCACCAGGCCCGGTGACTATCAGGACGTTTCCAGGATGCGAATCTGCGACATACAgcaccccccacacaccccaccaTCTGGTTGCTCCTTCCCCGCAGTCAACACATGGGTATCTTTTCTGCGTATCCACGTCCCTCACAAAGTACATTTGACCCAGCCCACCTGTGCTCTCACTCCCAGAGCTAACGGTGAACTATGGGGCTTagttctctccccacccctgccctccagggaagTGCAGGGTCTAaagggcgggggggaggggcgggtagGAAACTTAACATCCAATCAGAGCTGCTGCGTGGCAGCGCTGGAGCCAATCAGGAGAAGCCATACCATGAACCAGCCTTCCCACAGCCTAAAGCCCCCCTGGGCCCATGCCTTGCCCCTCTGCACCGCACTGATAGTGCCCACGGGAGAGGTTTCTACTACATCGGCTGGGAATGCAGAGGGAATGGGGCTCCGGTATGGGAGACCAGAGTGAAAAACCTCAGGTGCCCTCAGGGAGACAGGAATTTGGAGAAAATGATAGAGGCAAGGCCAAAAAAGAAGACCACTTCAGTCAGAGGAGGTGCACTAATGGGGGACCTTTATGCCCAGGGGCAGAAGCTGGCTGAGGAAGGCTTTATTGATCCAGGCAAGGTTCCCCCAAATGTTCCAGATTCCTTTTTCCTCCAACTCAGCCAGCATGGACCACTGCCTCTATGACCGAGACTTCATCGATAGGTACTTTCTCAGGCAGAGGGCCCCCACTACAAGAAGGATCCCCACAAGGGCTGCGATGGAGGTGGAGGCCAGGGCTTTGGACGCAGGGCTCCAAGCTGGAGACAAGAGGGGAGAATTAGGAACAGAACACTTGGAGGTGTGACGACCCACACGGACATGCTCTGGCTTGGCCCACATAACCCTTCCCCACTCTTCCCAGGGTTATAAGGGTGCCTCACCGAGGACTGGCAGCGTCACGGGTGCCGAGCTACTGAGGACCACCAGGCCATCGAGATTGAGTCGGGCGTGGCAGGTAACGGGCTGCCCGAAGTCACCGGGCCTGGCGCGTAACGCGTAAGTCAGCGTCACGTTGGCCAGATCCCGGCCGGTGAAGCGCTCCAGGCTCTCGGAGTAGATGACCCGGCCACCGCGCCTCAGAgccaccaccaggaagcccacgGGGAACACGTGCGTCACATGGCAGCGCAGAGTGTACTCACTGCCCATTAAGACCGGAGACTCCAGGATCACGCTGCTTGGCTGTTCTAAAGCAAGAGGGGGCCGTTGGGCAAGGTCCGAGGGCTCCCCCTAGCGCGACTGTCAGTTACCCCCGCTCCgtcctcctcccctcaccccagccaggCCTGAGCCCCTGTCCCTCACTGTAGGCGGTAATCCTGGCGGTGGCCCCCCGCGTTTCTCCCGCGCAGGTGACGAAGCAGTGCACATCGGAGCTCCAGGCCCTCACATCCAGCAGCTGGTAGGATACCCAACCGGGCCCACTGAGCGTGTCGCCTCGCCGCAGCTCGGTGCGGAGGCTGGAACCCTCCGGTAGGGggcagctgctgctgcagttgaGCCACACTGAGCCCCCCGGCGGCACGGCCTTGAACCCGGGGCTTATGCGCACCCAGAAGGGTGCTGAGGTCTCCGGGGGCGCGGGAGAGGGGCCTCCCGGGCCTTGCGTCCGCGCACCCCGGCGCCTCCGCGCGCTCCCGCCTCGCGGGTAGGAGGGCGACAGCAAAAGCAGCAACAAGAGGAGGAGCAGAGACCCCATGGCAAAAAGCCCGGACTGAGGGGCCCCGCGCCAGGGAGCCAAGGCTGGCTCTGGAGATAAGGAGGCCCGCAGCACCGCCTCCTCAGCCCCACCccggggagagagagacagaggctcCGGGGGGCCCCGGAGCCCTGCGGTATACAGCCCACTCCCACAGCTTAAGAATGGGATTCTCCACCCCATTCTAAACCAGGTGTCAGCGTGTTTTTCTGGAGAGGGATCTTTAATTTTCACTAAAGTCTCAAAAGGCCCTAATAAACCCCAGATTTGGATTAGAGCCTGAGGGCTGGGCCTTGAACTGGCAGCCTTCTCTTGGGGCAGGAAGTGGGAGGACAGGCTAGAAAAGGCTCCAGCTGGACATGACACCTCCCCTCAACTCACACAAGGCTGGAAGGATGAAATAGCTTTATTAGCACAAGGGAGAGGCTTCCGCAGTTGGGAGGGGGTTCTCCCAGGCCTCTCCTCCCCGCTGCCTGCAGGACCCTCATCGCTGCAGGAATTTGGAGCTGCAGACTGTTCTGTTCTTGCATGGTCCCACTGAGATGGAAACAGGTAGGACAAGGCAGGGACACACAGGGGTTGGGCACAGTTTCATGGGACTCCATGGTTTAGCTATCAAGGAGTGAACACCCAGGTTTAGGCATGCCACCAAGTGTCATTGTAAGCACTAGCAGACATGGGTATAGGTGGAGAGGTGGATTATCCGAGGTCAGTGCCAGTGCTGGGGTGTAAGGGCTCAGTGGGTCATTTCTGGGCATGCCACCAGCTATACCTTGTCACCATTACTAATCCCTTTCTGGGAGAGAGCAGCTTGGCCAGTGGAGTGGGAAATTCTAGCCCCACTTAATCTTTTTGCCAGGCACtcttgtgcagtgcacagccaGTGCAACTGTAGCTGGCGACCATGAATGAGATTAGACTGAGAGCTCCCTGAGGGCGGGAATCAATGTTCTTCTTGTTTACCATTCTAGCCCACAtaaaaggcactcaataaatagctagtaaaagaacaaatgaataaatatgtcaTCATCAAGAGTTGGGAACAGTCTGTGGACAGCAATGCTGGAGCTGGCTTCTGTCAGAGGACGTGTGGGGATTTGTGTTTCGGTGCTGCATGTGTCTGTGCAGGGCCACTTCTCTCTTAGGACTGTAAGGCCTCAGCACACGCAGTAGGGGGTGAGTTTCAATGTTTCCCAGTTGGGTGTCCCCACGTTGGAGGTGAGGGTCTCCATCAGACACACTCCGGCCAGGTCAGACTTTGACATCCCTCACATTCATGCCCTGAGCCTTGGCCCCTTCTTTTGTCTCAGTCCTGTGGCGCCACATCAGCTGTGAGGCCTGGGGGTTATAAGTGTGCAGGGGCCATGACCCCAGATGCTGTCTGTATCCTgactgaggcctctctcctgtcCTCTGGCACCCTGGGAAGGTGGGTATAGCTGAATGGCATATGTCCACCATTGTTTGATGCAGCCCTGCTTGTCACGGTTTGGGGGCTGAGGAGGTCCTGTCCTGAGGGGGTAGGCTCAGGGCGGCGTGGCTGGTAGTGTTCAGTTTCATGGCAGCCTCTTCCTGGGCCTTCCGGGCCTTCTGTAGCTCATATTTCTGGATCTTCCTCTGGTAGTTATAGATGTAAGCGGCTGTGCCCACAGTGACCAAGATGATCACAGATGCCACCGGAATGACGATGGCCATGTTATTCTGGTGGTCTGTGGGGAGGACACAGGGGGCGGTGAGGGTTGAGCTGCCCtcactgcccctgccctgcccagccctgaaCTCCAGCACTTACAGATCACCTTGATGACAACTTCACGGGTAACCTCACCGCGAGTGCTGGTGGCCCGACACTGGTAGGTGCCTGCCACCTCCCGCTTGACGGGCCTCAGGTCCCCAATGGGTAGCAAAGCCCCATCCTCTTTCCGGCTACAGTTCAGCTTGGGGGTTGGGTTCCCCCAGGCCTGGCACCTCAGGGTCTGCTGGGAGCCTTCCTGCCATGTCCAGTTTCCCAGGCAATCCCTCTCATTTAGTCGGGGGCCATCTGAAGAAACACAGCAAGATGAGGGACGGGGTCAGGGACCAGGACATCACTCACCATCTAGGTTCTAGGTAAGAAGACTTAGGTAGGAATCTGGGGAAGGGGCTcaccagggtgggggtgggagtgggcctTGGTGGAGGCAGGAGTTCTTGGGGTCTTAGGGGTTGGGCCTTGGAGGTAAGGGATCATTGTCTAGCGGCCCCACTCACACAGGACACGGAGCTCCCGGGTCTGGTGCTTGAGTACCACCTGGTCAGCCACCTCCAGGGCAGCAGAGCAGAAGAAGCTGCGCCCGTTGTCCTCGGCGCTGGCATTCAGCTGCAATTGGACCCTCGGGCCCGGAGGCCTGGCTGGGGCCCCGTTCAGTGTCACCACAGCTCCAGCCTGGGCCTCACACCCCACGTTCACCGTAGTCCATTCCGAGACCTCGGGCTGGCTCAGGGTCAGGTTGGGAGCCGGGAAGCCTGGAGGTGGGGCACACAGTGAGCCCCGCCCCTGGCATTAGCCCCACCCCTTCAGAAGCCCCACCTGGGTTTCTACTTACTATAGATGGTCACGTTCTTCCGAGAACTCCGGCTCTGCCCTCCCAGATTCACCGTACACGTCAAGTACTGGACGCCTTCTTCCTCCACATTTCCATTGACCCAGGCTTCGGCAAAGAGTGAGTCATCATTGTACGTGATTGTGGATTCCAGCCTCATGTCCCCCAGCGCCAGGTGGACCTCCGCCTCCGAGACTGGGAACAGTCCATCCAGGGTGCAGTTCACCGGGTACCGTGTGCCCACTTCCAGTACCGGGTGGGTACGAAGGTGAGGGTTGGTCGTTGGTAGGACTGGCAAGAGACAGTGGGTGTAAACAGAGAGGAGACAGACATCCTGAAGCCCTTTCCTGGGGCATTTTCATTCCCCCACCTGGAACACCCTCTTCCCGGGAAACTGTGGCCTGGGTCACCCTTGTCCCAGGATACGTGTACCACTTGCCCTGGGTCACAGCCTTCTCAGAGGATCCTGCAGTCCAGGCACCACATCCCAGAACACTCCACCCCAGTGGCCAAGATGATGTTCTTCCCAGAAGCCTTTGCAATCAAGGTTGCCACCTTCTCAATGCCCCCACGGCCAGGGGCCTCTCCTTCCCAGAGACCCCGCACCCCAAGCAGGAAATCCCTGTCATCCCATCCTCTCTGCTGGTTCCCCAGTGCCTCACCAAAGGTTCGGAGCTTCCTGGGGGCCGAGCTGTTCTGGAACAGTCCCAGCCCTTGGGAGCGCAGGTCCAGCTCCGTGCGGCAAGAGAAATTGGAGCCATGGTCATCTCTCCTCATCGGCACCGTGACCGTGACCTCGGCAGGCTCCCCCTTTCCCGCTGGCTGCCGGCCCAGCTCCTTCTCCTCATGAAGCAGCACCACGGTGAGGTGGTCCCGGGGGGCCCCACCGGACACCATGCAGCGCAGGATGAGGTGCTCGCCCACGGGCTGCCATTGGGGCAGGGGGGCCAGCTCCACGCGTTCCGGGAACCCTGGAGAGGAGGGGAGTGTTGTTTGAACTGGCTGGCCGCCCACCCACAGGAGTGTTGGGGCCCTGGCTACATCTGTTCGGGAAGTCTCACCACGCTCTCCCCAGAACACACCGAAAACCACCTAAGCTAGAGAGGAATGTTAAGAGCTTCAGGATAACCCAGTAAGAAGTCCCCAAGTGGTTGTGAAGgaggcaaaataatttttttgttgttgttgtttttttattgcggtacgcgggcctttcaccgctgtggcctctcccgtcgcggagcacaggctccggacgcgcaggctcagcggccatggctcacgggcccagccgctccgcggcatgtgggatcctcccggaccggggcacgaacccgtgtcccctgcatcggcaggcggactctcaaccactgcgccaccagcgaagccccaaaataaaattttattcgcTGCAGTGTCTGAGAGTGAAAAGTGGGAAAGAATTTCGAAGTCTATTGCCAGGAGTCCCGGCAAATAAATACAGTCCATTTAAGCTGTCCAGTCTCTAGACGTTGTTGTAAAAAGACTCCTGTTCTTCATTCTCCTCTTTTTGGCCTTAccatttttctccatagtatcCCTCACCTCTGAGGTACAAGATCATCTACTCAGTTAATTTGCTTTTCCACTATTCCTGCCATGGAATGTcagcccaggagggcagggatctttgtctgttttgttccctgttgTATCCTTGACACCCAATAAGCACtctatttttgggggggggggccacgccccgtggcttgcgggatcttagctccccgaccagggatcgaacccatgcccttggcagtggaagcgcagagtcttaaccactggaccgccagggaagtcccttaggcACTCTATGTTTGTAGAAAGAATAAGGTTGAGCCTCCCACACCGATTGGAGGCCTTTCAGGAGCTTGCTTTTAAGGGTTCCCGAATGAACCGTGTGATCCCCTGAACTGTTAAAAATCTAAGAACAACCCACAGACCCTCAAAATGAAACCCTGAATATCCCCTGAAAACACCACACGCGGGCTTGGTTTCCGCAGGCCAGGGTCTCCATTCTGCATGAGGTAACAGAATTCCAAGCCTGGATCGCCAGTGGAAATTGCCAGCAGAGCCCCGGTGAGCTGTGGCTTAGCCTGAGACTCACCCCCCGCCAACCCCAGGCTCCCTAGGGAGGGGTCTTGAAGCCTCCCACTTTTAGTCCCTTCTCAAGAGGCCCTGAAATGTCACTTAAACAGTAGTGATGTTGGGAGCTGATttttggacatgagtccaccttctcctcaggttgccagcctcctgaataaagcaacctttccttttCCAAcctaaggaaaatacaaaaaaaaaaaagcagtgatgtTAAAGTGTCAGGAGCCTGGAGTTGATTCCTAGCTTTGCTGGTTCTTTGCTATGGCCTGTGGGGGAGTGACTTTGCACACTGGCACAGTCCCAGCCCTCGAGGCTACAGAAACGCCTCAGTTTTCTAAGCTGTAACCTGGGGCTAATGAAGGTAGGACTATTATTATCGTTATTATTAGGACTATTATTAATCCACTTCAGAAGTTGAGAGTGACTGTAAATGGGCAtgaggttacttttttttttgacttttgattaaatgtttgttcattttaattttgcctttttaaaaattttgaagccAATATATTGTGTTTTCCacatctgaaatttttttttgtggttactTTTTAAGGTGAGAGATATGTTCTTCTTAAACTAGATTGTGGTTGTACAACACTATAAATACTCCAAACTTCATTGCAGTGTATGctaaaagctgttaaaaaaaaaaaaaaaggttgagaaaacCCTCAGACATCCAACTATTACCTCTGACCATCTGTTGCAAACTCCAACTTGCAGAGCTGACAGCCCCCTCAAACCACAGCCTCCAAATGGAACTCACACCTTGGAACCCAGATCCTTGCCCTGAAGGCCAGACTGGGGGAGGAGGTCTGTTCCGCCTGTACCTCTCCTTGACTCCCCATCTTTAGTCCCTCACTAAGTCCTGGTCACTCCACCCTTCAAATATTTGTCTGCCCCTCCCTTCTTGTATGCGAAACTGCCCTCAACATGCACGACCAGGACTGGGTCCACGGGCAGCTGCTCTCTGGCTTCCTGTAAGGTCAGCCCTCTGCTCTGGATCCCTGGCCTGCTCACACACCCTCCATGGCTCCCAGTCACCCTAAGAAGAAAGTCTCAGCTCCTCGGCCTGGCATTCAAGGTCCTGCCAaactcagctccagccacaccgATCTGTTGCTATTCAGTCCCTCTTGCCTCCCCAACCCCAGGTCAGCATGTTTCCCCACTCCAAATCTTTGCCCAGGCTATTCCCTCTGTCTAGAATGCCTGTCTTTACCAACTCCTAcgcatccttcaaggcccagttaGGGGTCACCTCCCGCAGGAATTACAACTCTTTCTAGAGAAAGCTCAGCCACCCAGAGATGCTCCCTCATCTTTACACTGGCAGTGGGGCAGGACCAAGCTAGAGTCTCTCCTAGGTGACCCCTTGCTACTGTGTGCAGCCATCTGTTCCATTTCACAGACGTGAAAACTAAGGCAAAGTCTGGCACCCAAAGACGGAGAAATGTATCAgggccaggactcaaacctggaGGGTTGGGCTTTCAACTCTCAGGGAGAGATGCAGAAGGTCCTGTGAAGAGGTTTTCTGGGGGTTTTCAGAGGCCACCGGGaatgtttggggacttccctcaCTTGGTCAGCAGCTGCTCAGACATCCTCCAAATCAGAAACAAAGCTGATGTTTGCCCCAAAACTTCTTTTACGCAGGCACTGTGAAGGCGGAACGTCCTCCAGGCCTCACTGCATCATTACACCCTTCCGAGGAGGTCTCATGTAAAAATCAACCAGGAAGCCACGTAttaccccctccccgcccccccacatcAGAGTCACCCAGTTAGTGAGGCCCATGCTGGGACTAGAACCCAAGGCTGTCTGATCCCAAGGCCAGTTGGccagttctctttctttcttccttttttactttgttttgttttcatttgaatttcatttatctatttattgctTACAGTCATGCTAACTCACTGTCACACTTCAAAATGCCTAAAGTAAAAAACAGGCAcattgggccttccctggtggcgcagtggttgagagtccgcctgccgatgcaagggacatgggttcgtgccccggtctgggaagatcccacatgccgcggagcggctgggcccgtgagccatggccgctgagcctgcgcgtccggagcctgtgctccgcaacgggagaggccacaacagtgagaggcccgcgtaccgcaaaaaaaaaaaaaggcacatggAGAAAACTCACCCCCTGCACTCTCCCGGAGCCCTGCACCTTCTCTCCTCACAGCCAGCTAACATTGTCATTTGTTGTATTTCCTTTCAGGGCTCTTTAATGCAGAAACACAGCCTCCCTGACCCCGCCCCCATGGCTCCCTAACACTGTAGTTGGCATGCCACTCATTCTGGGCATACCTTACTTTTGAACTTGCCAATACGTCTCGGAGCGTCTGTCTCATTCTTTTACACGGTTGCATACTATTCCATGGGATGACTGAACCACAGtttctctccccagccctctACATGTGAGTGCCTTGCAAATTTTTGCCCTTTCAGATCAAGCCACGGTGAATAACAGCACACTCCCTCAGTACCCTTGTGGGTGGGGACACCTATAGGCCCAATTCCCAGGACTGGGTTTTCTGTGTCAAAAGACCCACGCATGTGACATTTTGAGGACTGAATCCATACTTGGAAGTCACCCCCAAGGAAGTTCAAGGAAGGGTTCTAGATGACAATGAGACTTTCCGAAGATGGGCCCCCTTGCCCTTCAGTGAGACCCTGCCCCCCCGCCAGCCCCAAGTAACAAAGGCTGTTCCAACCTGCTGGGACTCCCCTGTCCACCTCCCCAACCCAGTCTGCCTAGTCCAGCCCCTGGGCCCAGCCACTCACAGTATACGGTGAGGTTCATCGAATCTGATTGCTGGCCATCGGGACAGAATGAGTAGCATATTGGAGTGCTGTCTTTTTGCACGTCACTCAGTTCAAAAATCTTCCAGTTGTTCCCATGGTCTACTTCCTTCTTGGCCAGCTGAGTCTCTAGGCCCAACAGTGTGTGATTGTCACAGGAGGTACTGCAGTTCACAGTTATGGAGCCTCCTCGGGGTATGATGGCTTTTAGAGGCTGCACTGATATTTGGGCACCTCCAGGCCCTGGAACCAAAAGATGAGGAGGGGTCAGGCATGACAAGTAGGGCTCATCAACATTACTGCATCCAGCCTGTTccgggtgctggggacacagccttGAACAAGACAAAACTCTGCTTTCAGTGTGGGAGACAGAAAAATTCATGAGCAAACAACATAATTAATAACTGATGCTGACAAGAGCTTTGGCAAAAACAAAATGGGATGATAGAACAGACAGTGCCTTGGTGACAGGGTAATGTGTGAGCAGAGATCTGGATGATGAGCAGGGGCTGGCCAtctagagaaaagggaaatgagtTCCAGGCAAAaggagcagcaagtgcaaaggtcctgaggcagggtggctggagcagagtcaCAGGGATGAGTTGGGGGGAAATGAGGTCAGGAAGATCATGCAAGCAGTGTTAAGCCAAGCCAAGGAAGTGTTCTTCATTGCAAGGACAATGGGCAGCCATGGAGGATTTCAGCAAAAGAGGGGCGTGAAGTCAGTGTTCCTTTCACCCCCAAGAGGTCAGGTGGAGGGAGTCAGTCCTCCAGGGATGAAGGGGTTCCAGTCAGGCTGGTTCCTCACCCACTTGGACAACTGGTTTCGCCTCTCAGgacctcactttccccatctgtaaagtgggtgaATATAGTCACCCCAACCCCTGCTGATGCAAGTAACTCCTAGCACAGGGCAGGTAGCGAGTGGCTGCAGGTAAGAAGGAGGGGGCTTGTTGGGATTAGCTCCCACAGACTGTGGTGCCTCCAAAGCTAAAAAACAAAGTCTGTCTGAGCCCACCCATCTGAAAAGCCACGCCCCCCCGCCAAAGATCTCTGCCTTCAGCTTTGGGTCTACTCCATCTGGGATGGAGGCGTGTGGAAACAGCAGCTCCATGAATTCTCAAAGGTGATTCTGGGGTCGCTTCCATTTCACAGAGGGAAATGGTGAGACCTGAAGGGAGGTCACTCAGCTAGAAAGTGGTAGAGTCCAGATTAGAGTCCGGATTAGAACGCTTCATTGAGCTGGTAACCGTGGTGTGGTCTGCTCATGAATTTTTTACTCTCCTGCTTGACCACCATTTGAGACCAActgtcccccttctcccctccctccttgctgGAGTTGATACTCCTCAGCCTCTGCTCCCTTGGCAAGTCAGCCCTGGAATTCCCCTGAGCAGAGTCCTGGACTTCCCCCAAGGGCACGGGATGAGGAACAGAATGtctgtgtggggggtggggggcgctgtGGGTCCCAGTCTACCTAAGCTTGGCACGGGGCCACATCTCTACACGGTCTGACCACCTCCTGGGGCCAGGACACAACCGCTGCGAGGTGAACGCTCTtaacttctccattttacagctgaaaaacTGAAGCTCCTCTGGGAGAGGCAGCCCATAGTCCGAAGGCACACAGCAAGCCATGATGTAGGgtctggatttgaacccatggCTGTTGACTTTCAATCGATGGCTCTAGCCCCAGCTTCCCATAAACAGCTACCTAAGTACCGGTGTCCCCAGCCGGTGGGGAGCCGGTCCTCCTACCGCTCCCAGGGCGCAGCCCAGATCCCAAGAGCTAGCCCGACG from Physeter macrocephalus isolate SW-GA unplaced genomic scaffold, ASM283717v5 random_715, whole genome shotgun sequence includes:
- the ICAM4 gene encoding intercellular adhesion molecule 4 encodes the protein MGWRIPFLSCGSGLYTAGLRGPPEPLSLSPRGGAEEAVLRASLSPEPALAPWRGAPQSGLFAMGSLLLLLLLLLLSPSYPRGGSARRRRGARTQGPGGPSPAPPETSAPFWVRISPGFKAVPPGGSVWLNCSSSCPLPEGSSLRTELRRGDTLSGPGWVSYQLLDVRAWSSDVHCFVTCAGETRGATARITAYKQPSSVILESPVLMGSEYTLRCHVTHVFPVGFLVVALRRGGRVIYSESLERFTGRDLANVTLTYALRARPGDFGQPVTCHARLNLDGLVVLSSSAPVTLPVLAWSPASKALASTSIAALVGILLVVGALCLRKYLSMKSRS
- the ICAM1 gene encoding intercellular adhesion molecule 1 — translated: MVRGAAHPALLALLALLGALLPGPGGAQISVQPLKAIIPRGGSITVNCSTSCDNHTLLGLETQLAKKEVDHGNNWKIFELSDVQKDSTPICYSFCPDGQQSDSMNLTVYWFPERVELAPLPQWQPVGEHLILRCMVSGGAPRDHLTVVLLHEEKELGRQPAGKGEPAEVTVTVPMRRDDHGSNFSCRTELDLRSQGLGLFQNSSAPRKLRTFVLPTTNPHLRTHPVLEVGTRYPVNCTLDGLFPVSEAEVHLALGDMRLESTITYNDDSLFAEAWVNGNVEEEGVQYLTCTVNLGGQSRSSRKNVTIYSFPAPNLTLSQPEVSEWTTVNVGCEAQAGAVVTLNGAPARPPGPRVQLQLNASAEDNGRSFFCSAALEVADQVVLKHQTRELRVLYGPRLNERDCLGNWTWQEGSQQTLRCQAWGNPTPKLNCSRKEDGALLPIGDLRPVKREVAGTYQCRATSTRGEVTREVVIKVIYHQNNMAIVIPVASVIILVTVGTAAYIYNYQRKIQKYELQKARKAQEEAAMKLNTTSHAALSLPPQDRTSSAPKP